From one Polynucleobacter sp. UK-FUSCHL-C3 genomic stretch:
- a CDS encoding DUF971 domain-containing protein, with the protein MIPTNVIVHETSKVLELAYENGKNYRLPFEFLRVYSPSAEVRGHGPGQEVLQTGKREVAIVNLEPVGHYALKPTFSDGHDSGLYSWEYLHDLCEHQDELWNDYLQRLESAGANRDVPMVSPAKGCGH; encoded by the coding sequence ATGATTCCAACAAATGTAATCGTTCATGAGACCTCAAAGGTCTTGGAGCTTGCTTATGAGAATGGCAAGAACTATCGCTTACCGTTTGAGTTTTTGCGGGTTTACTCCCCATCGGCAGAGGTGAGGGGTCACGGTCCTGGACAGGAGGTGCTGCAAACAGGTAAGCGAGAGGTGGCCATTGTTAACCTAGAGCCCGTTGGTCATTACGCGCTCAAGCCTACCTTTTCGGATGGGCATGATTCCGGTTTGTACTCTTGGGAGTATTTGCATGATTTGTGTGAGCATCAAGATGAGCTCTGGAACGACTATTTGCAACGCCTCGAAAGTGCTGGGGCTAATCGGGATGTTCCCATGGTGAGTCCAGCAAAGGGCTGCGGCCATTAA
- a CDS encoding FAD/FMN-binding oxidoreductase, translated as MNAPIPLDRLSETDTETPRLREIPYNYTSFSDKEIVIRLLGKEAWQTLETLRGVRRTGRSARMLFEVLGDIWVVQRNPYLQDDLLDNPGRRRALIDALWHRLGEVEKRVSDDSAKQVTLLITSARKAVQSFEQEFQTVEQLRKQAKRIFGKCTHPDNVSFDGMSRVAHVTDATDWRVEYPFVVLKPDTEAEIPSLVKACIELGLTIVPRGGGTGYTGGAIPMVAMSAVINTEKLIDLGVVEKKALPGLNNLVPVIYSGAGVVTRRVADAAELAGLVFAVDPTSADASCIGGNIAMNAGGKKAVLWGTALDNLASWRMVDPQGNWLDVERLDHNLGKIHEVPKTRFQLIWSDGHDEPGKKVIRSELLEIDGAKFRKSGLGKDVTDKFLSGLPGIQKEGCDGLITSATWILHRMPKHMRTVCLEFFGQAREAIPSIVEIKAYLDDLSKKGGPILAGLEHLDDRYLKAVGYSTKSKRNGLPKMVLIGDIAGESEEEVAAATSEVVRMANRRVGEGFVAVSAEARKKFWLDRARTAAIAKHTNAFKINEDVVIPLERMGEYTDGIEQINIELSLKNKLQLLDALESYIKQPLLPIRANEEIENISQAEMVGDRVQQAQALIQSVRDQWSDWLGNINAYFPKIQDGGLRASWKIQLLAPLQIIFGGATFELVLKEIIAIHQKILRKRVFIALHMHAGDGNVHTNIPVNSDDYEMLQDAHRSVDRIMALARSLDGVISGEHGIGITKLEYLSDEELKDFRSYKQRVDPNGHFNKGKLMPNANLQMAYTPSFGLMGHESLIMQQSDIGAIADSVKDCLRCGKCKPVCATHVPRANLLYSPRDKILATSLLIEAFLYEEQTRRGISVRHWEMFDDVAAHCTVCHKCYTPCPVKIDFGDVTMNMRNLLRKMGQRRFNPGTAASMFFLNASNPETIRLTRKVMIEWGYGIQRFAHQLLKKLAKQQTKRPPVTVGKPPIQEQVIYFINKKMPGNLPKKTARALLDIENADFVPIIRDPQKTSADTEAVFYFPGCGSERLFSQVGLATQAMLWHAGVQTILPPGYLCCGYPQKGNGDFDKAEKMITDNRVLFHRVANTLNYLDIKTVVVSCGTCYDQLAGYQFEKIFPGCRIIDIHEYLLEKGIKLEGVNGVRYMYHDPCHTPMKLQDPLKTVNELIQTQDGAVITKNDRCCGESGTLAVTRPDISTQVRFRKQIEMEKGATALRQDFAGDVKVLTSCPSCLQGLSRFDADSKTSADYIVVEMAKHILGDNWMQEYVAKANQGGIERVLV; from the coding sequence ATGAACGCTCCCATCCCCTTAGACAGGTTGTCTGAGACCGATACGGAAACTCCCCGTTTGCGCGAGATTCCGTATAACTACACCTCGTTTTCAGATAAGGAGATTGTAATTCGCCTTTTGGGCAAAGAGGCTTGGCAAACTCTCGAGACATTGCGTGGAGTGAGGCGAACAGGCCGCTCGGCTAGGATGCTATTTGAGGTATTGGGAGATATTTGGGTAGTGCAACGTAACCCATACTTGCAGGATGATTTGCTCGACAACCCAGGACGTCGACGGGCGTTAATTGATGCGTTATGGCACCGCTTGGGTGAAGTTGAAAAGCGGGTGTCGGATGACTCTGCAAAGCAAGTGACTTTACTAATTACTAGTGCCAGAAAAGCAGTGCAATCATTTGAGCAGGAGTTTCAGACGGTAGAGCAGTTACGCAAGCAAGCGAAGCGTATATTTGGTAAATGCACACATCCTGACAATGTTTCTTTTGATGGCATGTCACGCGTCGCACATGTGACCGATGCTACCGATTGGCGCGTTGAATATCCCTTCGTCGTTTTAAAGCCAGACACTGAAGCAGAAATTCCGAGCTTAGTGAAAGCATGTATTGAGCTTGGCCTAACGATTGTGCCAAGGGGTGGTGGTACCGGGTATACCGGCGGCGCTATTCCCATGGTAGCAATGTCTGCTGTTATTAATACTGAGAAATTAATTGATTTAGGTGTGGTTGAAAAGAAAGCACTACCGGGCTTAAACAATTTAGTACCTGTTATTTATTCTGGCGCAGGCGTGGTTACGCGCCGTGTAGCGGATGCGGCAGAGCTCGCGGGTCTAGTTTTTGCTGTGGACCCCACCTCTGCAGATGCGAGTTGCATTGGTGGAAATATTGCGATGAATGCGGGTGGTAAAAAAGCAGTTCTATGGGGTACTGCACTAGATAATCTAGCAAGTTGGCGGATGGTCGACCCGCAGGGTAATTGGTTGGATGTTGAGCGCTTAGATCACAATTTAGGAAAAATACATGAGGTTCCTAAGACACGTTTTCAATTGATCTGGTCAGATGGCCATGATGAACCCGGCAAAAAAGTAATTCGCTCTGAACTGCTTGAGATTGATGGTGCCAAGTTTAGGAAATCAGGGCTGGGTAAAGACGTTACTGATAAGTTTTTGTCAGGCTTACCCGGAATACAAAAAGAAGGTTGCGACGGACTCATTACAAGCGCCACGTGGATATTGCATCGTATGCCCAAACATATGCGCACTGTCTGTTTGGAGTTTTTTGGACAAGCGCGCGAAGCGATTCCAAGTATTGTGGAGATCAAGGCATATTTAGACGATTTGAGCAAAAAGGGCGGCCCAATCTTGGCGGGTCTTGAGCATCTAGACGATCGTTATCTAAAAGCAGTGGGCTATTCAACAAAGTCCAAGCGCAATGGTTTACCTAAAATGGTATTGATCGGGGATATTGCTGGCGAGAGTGAAGAAGAAGTGGCGGCTGCAACGAGTGAAGTTGTTCGAATGGCTAATCGCCGTGTCGGTGAAGGCTTTGTTGCTGTCAGTGCGGAAGCTCGCAAAAAGTTTTGGCTAGATCGTGCCCGCACAGCCGCAATTGCTAAGCACACCAATGCATTTAAGATTAATGAAGATGTTGTAATCCCGCTTGAGCGTATGGGAGAGTACACCGATGGAATTGAGCAAATCAATATTGAGCTATCGCTTAAAAATAAGTTGCAACTACTCGATGCATTAGAGAGCTATATCAAGCAACCGCTATTACCCATTCGAGCTAATGAGGAAATTGAAAACATCTCACAAGCAGAAATGGTTGGCGATCGCGTGCAGCAGGCGCAAGCTTTAATCCAGAGTGTTCGGGATCAATGGTCAGACTGGTTAGGAAATATCAACGCTTACTTTCCGAAGATTCAGGACGGAGGCTTACGCGCTTCTTGGAAAATTCAATTATTAGCACCCCTACAAATAATCTTTGGCGGTGCAACGTTTGAATTAGTCCTTAAAGAAATCATTGCAATTCATCAAAAGATATTACGTAAGCGTGTATTTATTGCTTTGCATATGCACGCAGGTGATGGCAATGTGCATACCAATATTCCGGTGAACTCTGATGATTATGAAATGCTTCAAGATGCCCATCGCTCGGTTGATCGCATTATGGCCTTGGCGCGATCGCTTGATGGGGTGATCTCAGGCGAGCATGGAATCGGAATTACTAAATTAGAGTACTTGAGCGATGAGGAGCTAAAAGACTTTCGTTCATATAAGCAGCGAGTTGATCCTAATGGGCATTTCAATAAAGGTAAGTTAATGCCCAATGCTAATTTACAAATGGCCTACACACCAAGTTTTGGCTTAATGGGGCATGAGTCATTAATCATGCAGCAAAGCGATATTGGTGCGATTGCCGATAGCGTGAAGGATTGTCTACGCTGTGGTAAATGTAAGCCTGTTTGTGCAACCCACGTACCGCGAGCTAACTTACTCTATAGTCCTCGCGATAAGATTTTGGCAACCTCTTTATTAATAGAAGCGTTTTTATATGAGGAACAAACTCGCCGTGGCATCTCGGTACGCCATTGGGAAATGTTTGATGACGTAGCAGCGCACTGCACCGTTTGCCATAAGTGCTATACCCCCTGCCCAGTGAAAATTGATTTTGGTGATGTCACCATGAACATGCGCAACCTGTTGCGCAAGATGGGGCAGCGTCGTTTTAATCCTGGAACGGCAGCCTCCATGTTTTTCTTGAATGCAAGCAATCCCGAGACCATTCGTTTAACCCGGAAAGTAATGATTGAGTGGGGTTATGGCATTCAGCGCTTTGCCCATCAATTACTCAAGAAGTTAGCTAAACAACAAACAAAGCGACCCCCCGTCACTGTGGGTAAGCCGCCCATCCAAGAACAAGTTATTTACTTTATTAATAAGAAGATGCCCGGTAATTTACCAAAGAAAACGGCAAGGGCATTACTGGATATTGAGAATGCGGATTTCGTACCGATTATTCGTGATCCCCAGAAAACCAGCGCTGATACGGAGGCAGTTTTTTATTTCCCAGGCTGCGGCTCTGAGCGTTTATTTTCTCAGGTCGGCTTAGCAACCCAAGCCATGCTTTGGCATGCTGGTGTACAAACCATTTTGCCCCCCGGTTACTTGTGTTGCGGTTATCCCCAAAAAGGGAATGGTGACTTTGATAAAGCAGAAAAAATGATCACCGATAACCGTGTTTTATTCCATCGTGTGGCTAATACCTTGAACTATCTCGATATCAAGACGGTCGTGGTCTCCTGCGGTACGTGTTATGACCAGTTGGCCGGCTATCAATTTGAAAAGATCTTCCCTGGTTGCCGGATTATTGATATTCATGAGTACCTGTTAGAAAAGGGCATCAAATTAGAGGGCGTGAACGGCGTTCGCTATATGTACCACGATCCTTGCCATACCCCGATGAAGTTGCAAGATCCCTTAAAGACTGTGAATGAGTTAATTCAGACTCAAGATGGCGCTGTAATTACTAAGAACGATCGTTGTTGTGGTGAATCAGGAACCTTGGCGGTCACGCGCCCAGATATATCTACCCAAGTGCGCTTTCGGAAGCAAATCGAGATGGAGAAAGGTGCAACTGCCCTACGTCAAGATTTTGCGGGTGATGTAAAGGTTTTAACCAGCTGCCCATCTTGTTTGCAAGGCTTAAGCCGTTTTGATGCTGATAGTAAAACCAGCGCAGACTATATTGTGGTTGAGATGGCAAAGCATATTTTGGGGGACAATTGGATGCAAGAGTATGTTGCCAAAGCAAATCAAGGCGGCATTGAAAGGGTATTGGTTTAA
- the ilvA gene encoding threonine ammonia-lyase, biosynthetic has product MKSNYLKRILSAKVYDLARETELEKANNLSARFHNSILLKREDNQAVFSFKLRGAYNKMAQLSPALLKKGVIAASAGNHAQGVALAAAKLKCKAIIVMPVTTPQVKIDAVKAHGKKWVELILFGDSYSDAYEHAQQLQTKKGYTFIHPFDDPDVIAGQGTIAQEILQQHPDTIDAIFVAIGGGGLISGVGEYVKAVRPNIKIIGVQTLDSDAMRQSLAAGKRIELKEVGLFSDGTAVKLVGKETFKICQRVVDDIVLVDTDEICAAINDVFTDTRSILEPAGALAIAGAKKYIEQHRLKNKTFVAIACGANMNFSRLRFVAERADVGEFREAVFAITIPEERGSFKSFCKMLGKRNVTEFNYRIAHQDKAHIFVGISTQKAGDNKLIAQSFRKAGFATIDLSHDELAKAHLRHMVGGSSPLAKDELLYRFEFPERPGALMRFLDSLAPNWNISLFHYRNHGADYGRILVGIQVPKNEQQAFKHFLKTLGYPHWDESKNPAYRLFLK; this is encoded by the coding sequence ATGAAGAGTAACTATTTAAAGCGAATCTTGAGCGCCAAGGTCTACGACCTGGCTCGAGAGACCGAACTTGAAAAGGCGAACAATCTCAGTGCTCGCTTCCACAACTCCATTCTTTTAAAGCGCGAAGACAATCAAGCAGTGTTCTCGTTCAAGCTACGGGGTGCCTATAACAAAATGGCGCAACTGAGCCCAGCCCTTTTAAAAAAGGGTGTGATTGCCGCATCAGCAGGCAACCATGCACAAGGCGTCGCCCTTGCTGCTGCAAAGTTAAAGTGCAAAGCAATTATCGTTATGCCGGTCACAACCCCACAGGTGAAAATTGATGCTGTAAAGGCTCACGGGAAAAAATGGGTGGAACTCATTTTGTTTGGAGATTCTTATAGCGATGCATACGAACATGCGCAGCAACTTCAAACAAAAAAGGGTTATACATTTATACATCCCTTTGATGATCCAGATGTTATTGCCGGACAAGGCACTATTGCCCAAGAGATTCTGCAACAACATCCCGATACGATCGATGCAATTTTTGTCGCCATTGGTGGTGGCGGATTAATTTCGGGCGTAGGTGAATATGTCAAAGCTGTCCGCCCAAACATTAAAATAATTGGTGTACAAACATTAGACTCCGACGCAATGAGGCAATCACTCGCCGCTGGTAAACGGATTGAGTTAAAGGAAGTCGGTTTATTTTCAGATGGCACTGCAGTCAAGCTAGTCGGCAAAGAAACATTCAAGATTTGTCAGCGTGTAGTGGATGACATTGTCCTTGTGGATACCGATGAGATCTGCGCTGCTATTAATGATGTATTTACGGATACACGAAGTATTTTAGAGCCCGCTGGTGCACTAGCGATTGCAGGTGCCAAAAAATACATTGAGCAACATCGTCTTAAAAATAAAACTTTTGTAGCAATTGCCTGTGGCGCTAATATGAACTTTAGTCGTCTCCGCTTTGTTGCAGAACGTGCGGATGTTGGTGAGTTTAGAGAAGCTGTTTTTGCGATTACCATTCCAGAGGAGCGCGGATCCTTTAAGTCCTTTTGCAAAATGCTAGGCAAGCGTAATGTCACGGAGTTTAATTACCGCATCGCCCATCAAGACAAAGCACATATTTTTGTAGGTATCTCGACACAAAAGGCGGGCGACAATAAATTGATTGCGCAGTCCTTTCGGAAGGCTGGTTTTGCAACCATTGATCTTAGTCATGATGAACTTGCAAAAGCACATTTACGTCATATGGTGGGTGGTAGCTCCCCGCTAGCCAAGGATGAACTGCTTTATCGCTTTGAGTTTCCAGAGCGCCCGGGGGCGCTAATGCGCTTCTTAGACAGTCTTGCCCCTAACTGGAATATTAGTCTCTTCCATTACCGCAATCATGGTGCCGACTATGGGCGTATTTTGGTTGGTATTCAGGTGCCAAAAAATGAACAACAGGCTTTCAAGCATTTCTTAAAGACCTTGGGCTACCCTCATTGGGATGAAAGCAAGAACCCCGCTTACCGATTGTTTCTCAAATAA
- a CDS encoding 5'-nucleotidase produces MSYTLDGKLVVAISSRALFDFEEENRLFEQSDDSAYMKLQLERIAAPAQTGVAFPLVKKLLRFNQDKQRVEVVILSRNDPVSGLRVFRSAKHHGLDIERGVFTRGRPPYHYLKSLQANLFLSANEEDVRATLAAGFPAARVYPESSKTAEHNPNEIRIAFDGDAVLFSDEAEQVFQDQGLKAFVAHESKNVSIPLPPGPFKPLLAALHQLQNESAPKSEMRIRTALVTARSAPAHERAIRTLMDWGIEVDEAMFLGGLSKREFLKEFEPDFFFDDQTGHCNAASSVAPTGHVISGVANSERNKT; encoded by the coding sequence ATGTCTTATACGCTCGATGGCAAATTGGTAGTTGCGATCTCCTCAAGGGCTTTATTTGATTTTGAGGAAGAGAATCGTCTGTTTGAGCAAAGCGATGACAGTGCCTACATGAAATTGCAGCTTGAGCGAATAGCTGCCCCTGCGCAAACTGGAGTTGCTTTTCCACTGGTCAAAAAATTGTTACGCTTTAACCAAGATAAGCAACGGGTTGAGGTGGTAATCCTCTCGCGTAATGATCCTGTTAGCGGTTTGCGTGTCTTTCGTTCCGCCAAGCATCATGGACTTGATATTGAGCGTGGAGTGTTCACAAGGGGTAGGCCCCCATACCATTACCTCAAATCCCTACAGGCAAATTTATTTCTATCAGCCAATGAAGAGGATGTACGCGCCACCCTTGCTGCAGGATTTCCAGCGGCGCGTGTTTATCCAGAGTCCAGTAAAACGGCTGAACATAATCCTAATGAAATCCGTATCGCCTTTGACGGCGACGCAGTACTATTTTCTGATGAGGCAGAGCAAGTTTTTCAGGATCAAGGACTAAAAGCATTCGTTGCCCATGAAAGTAAAAATGTTTCCATCCCACTCCCACCTGGTCCCTTTAAGCCTTTATTGGCAGCGCTGCATCAACTGCAAAATGAATCTGCGCCCAAAAGTGAGATGCGGATTCGGACTGCTTTGGTTACTGCACGCTCTGCGCCTGCACATGAACGAGCGATTCGCACCTTGATGGACTGGGGAATTGAGGTCGATGAGGCTATGTTTTTAGGCGGTTTATCCAAACGCGAGTTCTTAAAAGAGTTTGAGCCAGACTTTTTCTTTGATGATCAAACCGGCCATTGCAATGCGGCTTCTAGTGTTGCTCCTACGGGTCATGTAATCTCAGGAGTCGCTAATAGTGAGCGCAATAAAACTTAA
- the queF gene encoding NADPH-dependent 7-cyano-7-deazaguanine reductase QueF (Catalyzes the NADPH-dependent reduction of 7-cyano-7-deazaguanine (preQ0) to 7-aminomethyl-7-deazaguanine (preQ1) in queuosine biosynthesis), with product MTEFVLGQQSAYPNQYDPSLLFPIARSDNRSTLGFNAQSTPPFFGVDIWNAYELAWLNLKGKPQIALAEFIIPAESPNMIESKSFKLYLNSLNQHCFADLASVRACLQKDLAKVLGASLQVKLVQPNEVTANKKMNPIEELEGQLLDRLDIEINSHQKADPLLLQADHKSAPITQTFVSHLLKSNCPVTGQPDWASVQIQYQGRPIREEGLLRYLIGFRQLGEFHEHCVEKIFCDIKAQCKPEKLSVYARYTRRGGLDINPFRTDYNAAWPNNIRHARQ from the coding sequence ATGACTGAATTCGTCCTTGGGCAACAAAGTGCCTACCCCAATCAATACGATCCGAGTCTCCTCTTTCCGATTGCACGATCCGATAATCGATCTACCCTAGGATTTAATGCGCAATCCACGCCACCCTTCTTTGGGGTCGATATATGGAATGCTTATGAACTTGCTTGGCTAAACCTCAAAGGCAAACCACAAATTGCATTGGCAGAATTTATCATTCCTGCCGAGTCTCCCAATATGATTGAATCCAAATCATTCAAGCTATATCTCAATAGCCTAAACCAACATTGTTTTGCTGACTTAGCATCCGTAAGAGCATGCCTACAGAAAGACCTTGCCAAGGTTTTGGGAGCTAGTCTTCAGGTGAAATTAGTTCAGCCCAATGAAGTCACCGCAAACAAAAAAATGAATCCTATTGAAGAACTTGAGGGGCAGTTATTAGATCGTCTTGACATTGAAATAAATAGCCATCAAAAAGCGGATCCACTTTTATTACAAGCCGATCACAAATCTGCTCCAATCACTCAAACCTTCGTATCTCACTTACTTAAATCGAACTGTCCAGTTACCGGTCAGCCTGACTGGGCCAGCGTGCAAATTCAGTATCAAGGAAGACCGATTCGAGAGGAAGGACTACTCCGTTACCTAATTGGGTTTCGCCAACTCGGGGAATTTCATGAGCACTGCGTAGAAAAAATATTCTGCGATATCAAGGCGCAATGTAAACCAGAAAAATTATCGGTATATGCGCGTTACACACGCCGTGGCGGCTTGGATATCAATCCATTTCGGACCGATTACAACGCTGCCTGGCCTAACAATATTCGTCACGCCAGGCAGTAA
- the ssb gene encoding single-stranded DNA-binding protein, giving the protein MASVNKVIIVGNVGRDPETRYMPSGDAVTNISVATSDRYKDKQTGEMKENTEWHRIAFFGKLAEIAGQYLKKGSQVYVEGRLRTRKWTDQSGQEKYSTEIIADSMQMLGARMAGSGDAGDRPKSPESTPSQAPGGLGAMDDDIPF; this is encoded by the coding sequence ATGGCTTCAGTCAATAAAGTCATCATAGTTGGTAATGTTGGGCGCGACCCAGAAACACGTTATATGCCCAGTGGTGACGCCGTCACCAATATTTCTGTTGCAACCTCAGACCGTTACAAAGATAAGCAGACGGGTGAGATGAAAGAAAATACAGAATGGCATCGAATAGCCTTCTTTGGCAAGCTGGCTGAGATCGCTGGTCAATATCTCAAAAAGGGTTCTCAGGTTTATGTGGAGGGTCGCTTGCGTACGCGTAAGTGGACTGATCAAAGCGGTCAAGAAAAATATTCAACCGAGATCATTGCTGACAGTATGCAAATGCTCGGAGCGCGTATGGCCGGTTCTGGGGATGCTGGTGATCGCCCCAAGTCTCCTGAAAGCACTCCTAGTCAAGCGCCCGGTGGTCTAGGTGCCATGGACGACGATATTCCTTTCTAA
- a CDS encoding MFS transporter — MNSSELRSTLALAGIFGLRMLGLFLLLPVFSLHAKDLPGGQNALWVGLALGIFNIVQAFFHIPLGTLSDRIGRKPVVLWGLSLFIAGAFIAASRDDLLWIAIGRGLMGAGAISAAVSAWVADLTREQVRTAAMAIVGGSIGLSFAMSLVIATPIYRAIGLDGMFLLLAGLGFVGFLVAWLLVPNPPKQIRAAPQPLRQIFFRPELMRLNVGVFVLNATQVAMFLVVPRLLVNAGLPLDDHWKVYFPVVVISFFLMLPGIIYGEKKKQWRRVLLTSVVILLLAQVLFLQAHSLALIVLALLVYFVGFNLLEALQPSMVSRWAKDEKGAALGIYNTTQSVGLFAGAAIGGLLMQYSGYLSVFIGGSVLIILWLIIAWPMRNVPSAQAAS, encoded by the coding sequence ATGAACTCTTCCGAACTCCGCTCAACCCTGGCTCTTGCCGGCATCTTTGGCTTGCGGATGCTAGGCCTTTTCCTGCTCTTACCCGTCTTTTCTTTGCATGCCAAGGATTTACCGGGGGGGCAAAATGCCCTCTGGGTAGGCTTAGCGCTCGGTATCTTTAATATTGTTCAGGCTTTTTTTCATATTCCTCTGGGTACCTTATCAGATCGAATTGGTCGAAAACCGGTCGTTTTGTGGGGCCTGAGCCTATTTATTGCTGGCGCATTCATAGCGGCTAGTCGAGATGATTTATTGTGGATCGCGATTGGTCGCGGCTTAATGGGGGCGGGTGCTATCTCTGCCGCGGTATCCGCTTGGGTTGCTGATTTAACCCGCGAACAAGTGAGGACCGCTGCTATGGCGATCGTGGGTGGCAGCATTGGTTTATCGTTTGCCATGTCTTTGGTGATTGCGACACCCATTTATCGTGCGATTGGGCTCGATGGCATGTTTTTATTACTAGCAGGGCTCGGCTTTGTTGGATTCTTGGTGGCATGGCTTTTGGTGCCCAACCCACCGAAGCAAATACGAGCAGCGCCTCAACCTTTGAGGCAAATATTTTTTCGCCCTGAACTGATGCGCTTAAATGTTGGCGTTTTTGTGCTGAATGCGACCCAAGTAGCGATGTTCTTGGTGGTCCCAAGACTTCTAGTCAATGCAGGATTACCACTCGATGATCATTGGAAGGTGTATTTCCCTGTGGTGGTTATCTCTTTTTTCTTGATGCTTCCGGGAATTATTTATGGTGAGAAAAAGAAACAGTGGCGTCGTGTTTTGCTGACTTCTGTTGTCATTCTTTTGTTGGCACAAGTACTATTTTTACAAGCGCATTCGCTTGCGTTGATTGTGCTTGCGCTGTTAGTTTATTTTGTGGGCTTTAATTTATTAGAGGCCTTGCAGCCTTCCATGGTCTCGCGTTGGGCTAAAGATGAAAAAGGAGCTGCGCTCGGTATTTACAACACTACACAATCCGTAGGATTATTTGCAGGCGCTGCTATTGGTGGCTTATTAATGCAATACTCCGGTTACTTATCGGTGTTTATTGGCGGCAGTGTTTTGATTATTCTCTGGCTTATAATTGCATGGCCAATGCGCAATGTTCCATCTGCGCAAGCGGCATCGTAG